The sequence GCGTGTCCTTCGCGGACACCCGGGCCAGCGTGCGCCACAGGCACAGGCGCCCGTCGGTGGCGCTGCACAGCCCCTCCAGCTCCACCAGCCGGCTCAGCGGGGAGTAGCTCACCAGCGAGCCGTTGAGCTTCACGCGCCCGAGCTTCTCGAACACCCAGGCCGCCCGCCCCTTCACCGGGTCCTGCTTCACTTCCAGCGCCTGCATGACGGAGCGGAGGACGGCCTGGTCCTGCCGCAGCTCGGGGATGAGCACCGCCAGGAAGCGGCCCACCGGGTTGCCGCGGTTCTCCGACTCCGTCCGGAGGGCCAGCTCGATGCCTCCCACCGAACCCGCCAGGTGGTCGTTGAGATAGATGCCCAGCCGCTTCGCGTCCATGCCCTGCCCTCCGGTTGCGCACACCCGCAGTCGGCGAGGGTGGGCATGGCCCGGCCCCCTGGCAGCAAAGGCCAGGGGCTCGGCCGGAGGGCAGGCAGGCGGGCGTCAGTCCGGGTAGCTGAACGTCAGCGGCACCTTCACGTCCGGGTGGAGGCTGCGAGCCACGGGGCAGCCGTGGGCAATCTCCTCCAGGCGCTTGCGCTGGTCGGCGGACAGGCCCGCCGGCATCTGGAGCTCCATCACCAATTCGCCAATGCGGCGCGGAGGAGGCGTCATCCGCTTCTCCACCCGGCCGCGAATCTCGCCCAGGGTGATGCCCTCGCGCGAGGCGAACAGGTGCATCGTCGTCACCGCGCAGGACAGCAGCGCCGCGCCCACCATGTCCGTGGGCGAGAAGCTGCCGCCGGTGCCGCCGTTGTCACGCGGTGCCTCGGAGGCCACCACCGTGCCGGACGGGCCGTGGGTGAGCTGCGTCTTGAACTGGGGCTGGCTGACCACGGTCATCACCACGCCCGTGGCGGGAGTCTGCGGCTGGCTCATGTCGGCGCTCCTGAGAGGTGAATCAAGCTTTCAAAGGACGATGGCCTCGTGGGCCCTCGTCCTTCTTCAACGGACGAAGGCCTCGTGCGCCTTCGCGTCGTCCTCGGTGGAGGGCTCCGCGTCCTCCACGCTCCAGTCCAGCGTCTTCATCAGCGACTTGCGGCGCTTCTGCACGTCCGCGTCGAGGAAGGCAATCGCGTCCGCCATGCGGTCCATCAGCCGCATCGGCTTGCGCTTGTTCTTGGGCTCGCTGAGCAGCGCGTGCGTCAGCCAGGGGAACACCGCCGTCACGTCGGTGTGCACGTAGACGGAGCCCGTCTCCACCGCCTCCACGGACACCTTGCCCCAGGTGTGGCCCTCGCCGGCGGGGCAGCTGGACAGCGCGCCGTTGTCCACCGGGTCCACGCAGAACTGCACGTCGATGTCGAAGCCCGTGGTGGGGACGTTGAGAATCTGGTCCAGCAGCGGCTCGCCCTGCAGCGTGTAGTTCTTCGGCACGCCGCCACCCAGAATCCAGATGGCCAGCCGCTTGCTGCCCTGGTTCCGGCAGAAGTGCTGCATGGCCGCCATGGAGTAGACGTCGTCGTTGATGTCGAGCTCGAACTTGAACGCGTCGCCGAGCAGCCGCTTCAGCTTGACGATGTTGAGGAAGATGGAGCCGTCCTGCACCGCGCCCACCCAGATGGGCACCGCGTGCTTGTACGCCGTGGACAACAGCGACGGCTGCTTCACGCCGAGCTTCTTCTCAATCTGGTAGATGGCCTTGCCGAGCAGGTAGTGGAACTCGGGGGTGGTCATCTTCTTCTGGAACTCGGGGCCACGGATGATGGCGGAGAAGAGCCGGTCCGTGTCGAGCAGCGCCTCCTCCCAGAAGCCCAAATCGTAGATGCGGATGATGCGCGCCAGGCGGTACTGGAGGTCGCCCGCGTTGGGGTTCACCTCGCGGATGGCGTGGCCGATGATGCGGTGGGCGTCGTGGTAGAGGTTGGCGCCCGTGGTGGTAATCGCGCTGATGACGCCCTTCTCGATGAGGGGAATCAGGCAGCTCTGGTGCAGGCCCGCGGGCGTCATGGCGCCGGAGAGCGTGAGGAAGATGGAGGCGTCCTGCTCCATCGACTTGGACATCAGCTCGAAGGCCGTGCGCTCCTGGCGGCCCACGTAGGCGCTGAAGGCGTGGGCGAGCAGCTCCGACGGCTTCTCCTTGCCGGTGATGGGACGAGGGTCAGCCTTGCGCGCCCCGGAGTACGCGGCGCGAAGGGACTTCTTCGGGTTCGAGGAGGTCTTGGCCATGGCGCGGCGACATAGCACCCCGCGCCCGCCATGGGGAGCGCCGGGTGCGCCCCTGGCGCTACTTGCCCCGCTTCTTGTCGCCGCCGTCGTCGTCGTCCGTGGCGGCGTCCCGGGCGCGTTCCGGCCCTGGAAGGCCCAGCACCCTGTCTCGCACCTGCTCCGCGGAGAGGTGCGCGGTATCGGACACCACGCAGGAGACGTAGGCCAGCTCCGCCAGCGCCCGCCGCGAGCGCTCGCGCACGGCGGGGTCGTCCGAGCCCAGCTCCTCCGACGCGGCGGAGACGTAGCTGCTGGCCAGCGATTCGAAGAGGTACACCCGGTTCTCGATGGTCGTGTCGTTCTTCTTGCCCATGGGCCGGCCACTCTAGGCACGCGCCCCGGGCCCCGCGAGGTCGGCGAGGACACACCATGCGGGAATGTCCACCCCGGACACTCGAGCACGGGGGCAAGCGCGTCAGCGCGCTGCGGCAGCGCGGCCGACGTCTTAAGTTGGTGTGAAAGCGTGCACGCTTCGCGTAGGTGTGAGGTGCACCCCCCAACTTTCGGGAGCCTGCCTTGATTGACCTGCACTCGCACACCACCGCCAGCGACGGGCAGTACCCGCCGTCGGAGCTGCTGGCGCTCGCGGCGGCCGCCGGGGTGACGGTGCTGGCGGTGACGGACCACGACACGGTGGCGGGGCTGGGCGAGGCGGCGGAGGCGGCGCGCGTGCACGGGGTGGAGCTGGTGCCGGGCATCGAGGTGTCGGCCTTCATCCACGGGCGCGAGGTGCACATCCTCGGGCACTTCCTGCGGCCGGACGACGAGGACATCGCCCGCTTCTCCGAGCGGTTGCGCCAGGAGCGCGACACGCGGATGGAGGCCATGTTGGAGCGGATGCGGCAGCTCGGCTATCCCGTGCGGATGGAGCACGTGCGCGCGGTGGCGGGCAACGCACAGCTCGGGCGGCCGCACCTGGCGCGGGTGTTGGTGGAGAAGGGCTGGGCGGTGGACGTGAAGGAGGCCTTCGACCGCTTCCTGGGCACGCGCGGCGCGGCCTGGGTGGACCGGTACAAGCTGGACGGCGCGGAGGCCATCCGCCTCATCCGCAAGGCCGGAGGCACCGCGACGCTCGCCCACCCCGGCTCCTCGCGCATGGAGCGGCTGGAGATTCGCGCGCTGGCGAAGGCCGGGCTGGCCGGGCTGGAGGTGCTCCACTCGGACCACAACCCCAGCGTGCGGCAGAAGTACCTCGCGCTGGCGAAGGAGCTGGACCTGGTGCCCACCTCCGGCAGCGACTTCCACGGCGAGGCCGTGTCCCCGGACCACAAGCTGGGCAACGCCGCCATGCCGCCGGAGCTCTTCGCCAAGCTCCGCGCTCGCGCCGCGGCATGAGCCCCGGGGTGGCCTTCACCCCGCGTCGTAGAATCCAGGGAAAGAAGAGGCGTCTGGATTTTTTGCTACGCTTCCCTTCTCCATGGAGTGCCCGAGCGAGACGACACTGAGCGACTTCCTCGAGGGACTTCTCCCGGAGGCGGAGCGCGCGCGAGTCCTGGCGCACGTGGAGTCCTGCGAGGCGTGCCAGGAGCACGTGGCCATGGGGACCAGCTCCGCGCCGGCCATGCTGGAGCCCTCCGGGGCGCGGGCGGCGCTGGCCCAGGGTTCCACGCTGTCCCGCTACGTGGTGCTGGAGCGCATCGGCCGGGGCGCCATGGGCGAAGTCTACGCGGCCTATGACCCGGAATTGGACCGGCAGGTGGCCCTCAAGCTGCTGCGTCCCGAGGGGCGCCACCTGGAGGAATTGCGCGTGCGGCTCCTGCGCGAGGCCCAGGCCCTGGCGCGCCTCGCGCACCCGCATGTCGTCACCGTGCACGACGTGGGCGTGGCCGGGGAGTGCCTCTTCCTCGCGCTGGAGCTCGTCGAGGGCACCACCCTCTCCGAGTGGCTGAAAACACCGCGCCCGTGGAAGGAGGTGCTGCGCGTCTTCCGCGACGCGGGCAGCGGGCTCGCGGCGGCGCATGCGGCGGGCCTCGTGCATCGCGACTTCAAGCCCGGCAACGTCCTCGTGGGGAATGACGGCCGGGTGCGCGTGACGGACTTCGGCCTCGCGCGTCCCTCCAACCGGTGGCTGCGCCCTCGCGCGAGCACCGTGCCCCGTGCTCCGGAGGGCCCGGGGCCGCTGACGCGCACGGGCGCGCCGGTGGGCACGCCGGCCTACATGGCGCCGGAGCAGCAGCAGGGCCACGGCGTGGACGCCCGCTCGGACCAGTTCAGCTTCTGCGTCGCGCTCTACGAGGCGCTGTACGGCGTGCGTCCCTTCGAGGGCAGCAGCATGGAGGAACTGGCCCGCTCGGCGCGCGAGGGACGCCTGCGTGCGCCGGAGCGCGAGTCGAAGGCGCCCGCGCGGGTGCGGCGCGCGGTGCTGCGCGGCCTGCTCGCGCGGCCGGAGGAGCGCTTCCCCACCATGGACGCGCTGCTCGCGGAATTGCAGCCGCGAGCCCAGCGCCTGCGCACGCGGATTGCGGCCTGGGCGGGCGCGGCGAGTCTGGTGGGCCTGACGGTGGGCTACGTGGTGGCGCACCGGGACCAGGCGCGCTGCGCGCAGGAGGCGGACAAGCTCGTCACCGTCTGGAATCCCGAGCGGCGCGAGCGCATCCACGCGGCCTTCCTCGCCACCGGCAAGCCCTATGCGGCGTCCGCGTGGGAGACCGTCGCCTCCGCGCTGGACACGCAGGCCTCCGCGTGGCGCTCGCTGCGCACCGTCTCGTGCCTCGCCTCGCGCGACGCGACGACTTCCACGTGGCAGACGGCGGCGTGCCTGGACTCGCGGCTGTGGCACCTGGCCGCCATCACCGACGTGCTGGAGAAGGCCGACGCGCAGACGGTGCAGAACGCGCCGCAGTTGGTGGCCTCGCTGGAGGGCATCTCCGCGTGCGCGGACGCGCCCGCGTTCGCCATGCGGCCGCAGCCCTCGGATGCGCTGCGCCCTCGCGTGGATGCGGCCCGGCGCCGGCTGGCGGATGTCCGCGCGCGCATGGAGGTGGGCAACCACGCCTCGGCGCTCGAAGTCACCACGGAGCTGCTCCAGGAGTTGAAGGGGCTCGACTACCGCCCGCTGGAGGGCGAGGTGCTCACGCTGCACGGGTACCTGCTCGGCCTCACGGGCAAGCCGAAGGAGGCCGAGGACGTCCTCTACAAGGCCTTGTGGGCGGCCGAGGCCGGGCGCGACGACGAGACGGTGGCGCGCGTCTGGACGCTGCTGCTGTGGGTGGTGGGGGACCAGATGGCGCGGGTGGACGAGGCCAACCGGCTGGTGCACCACGCGCGCGCGGCGGTGGAGCGGCTGGGGCGTGAGCGCTTCCCCGCCATCGCCATGGACCTGCACCTGCGCATGGGCGGGCTGATGCTCGTGCAGGGCAAGCTGGACGAGGCGGAGGCGGAGTACGCGCAGGGGCTGGAGCTGTCGCGCAAGACCACCGGCCCCGAGCGGCTTCGCACCTTCTACTTCCTCTCCGGGCTGGGCCGCGTCCGCTCGCGCCAGCTCCGCGCCGCGGAGTCCCTGGAGCTGTATCAGCAGGCCCAGGCGTATGCGCTGAAGGAGCGGCAGTGGAGCCCCGAGCATCCCGTGCTCGCGGTCAACCTCAACAACATCGCCTCGGAGCTGTACTCGCTGGGCCGCACCGAGGAGGCGCTGGCCACGTTCCAGCGCTCCATCGCCCTGCTGGAGGCGGCGCGCTCCAAGGACCATCCGAGCCTCGCCGCGCCGCTCAACAACCTCGCCGTGCTGCTCCGTCGCGAGGGGCGGCTGGACGAGGCGCGGCAGCACTACCAGCGCGCACTCGCTCTCTTCGAGCGCAGCAAGGGGCCGGACCACCCGAGCACCGTCACCGCGCTCTCGGGGCTGGGGATGGTGGCGTACGACTCGCAGCAGCTCGACGAGGCGCTCGCGTACAACGAGCAGGCGCTGGAGCGCATCCAGCGCGGACTGGGCGCGGAGACGCCGCGCGCGGAGATGGCGCTGCGAAACCTGGGCCTCATCCACCTGCGCGCGGGGCGTCCCGACGAGGCGCGCAAGAGCCTGACGCGCGCCGTGACGCTGCTGGAGAAGGAGAACGGCCCGGACAGCGCGGTGGCGAGCGGCGCGATGCGAGATCTGGCGCGGGTGGACCTGGCGATGGGAGCCTGGAAGGCGGCGCTCGCGCGGTGCCAGCGCACGCTGAAGCTCGACGAGGCGACGCAGGGTGCGGACAGCCCGGACACCGCGCTGGACCTCGCGTGCCTGGGCGAGGTGCACCTCGGCCTGGGGACGCCGGAGGAAGCGGTGCCCCTGCTGGAGCGTGCGCGGGGCATCCACGCGAAGTCGCTGATGGACCGGCGCGACGCGGCTCGCGTGTCCTTCCTGCTGGCCCGAGCGCTATGGGAGCGCCGCTCGCCCGAGGCGCGGAGCCGTGCGCTGGACCTGGCTCGCGAGGCTCACGAATGGCTGGAGGCCCAGGGCCCCCGCGCGCGCGTGGAGTTGCGGGAAGTGATGGCGTGGCAGACGAAACACCCGCCCACCGTGAGCGAGGCCATCCGATGACACCCGCCCCTCTCACGGAGCTGTTGCTGTCACACGCGCCTCCGGAGCAACGGGAAGCATTGCACGCGGTATCCGACCTGGAAGCCCTGCTGGAAGGACTCCTCGTGAAGGGCCGCGAGGAATGGCCCGACGTGACGCTCGCACCGGAGAAGTTCCTCCGTCACCTCGCACGACACCTGCCCTCGGAAGGCTCGACCGAGGACGCGCTCCGCCAGCTTCGCGCCGCGGACCTGTACCTCGCCTGCGCGTGCGCCACGGGCGAGTCCCAGGCCCTGAGACACTTCGAGCGTCACGTGCTGTCCAAGGTCGCCTCGCGCCTGAGCACGGCTCCCGGCGTCACGCTGGACGAGGTGCTTCAGGTCGCCCGCCAGCGATTGCTCCTGGGCGTGGCGGGCTCGCCGCCGAAAATCTCCGAGTTCTCCGGCCGGGGCGCGCTGAGCGGCTGGGTGCGCATCGTCGCCTCGCGCATCGCCCGTGAGCTGCGCAGCCAGGCCGGACGTCAGGAATTGATTTCCGACTCGCCGCACGCCCTGGAGCGCCTGCTGTCCGGAGGCAACCCGGAGAAGGATTTGCTCCAGGCCCACTCGCGCCAGGCGCTCACCGAGTCCCTCCAGGCCGCCCTCGCGGAGCTCACCGAGCGCGAGCGCGCCCTGCTCCGCCTGCACCACCTGCACGGCCTCACCATGGACCGCATCGCGACCATGTACGGCGAGCCCCGCTCCAGCATCGCCCGCCACGTGGCCCAGGCCCGAGAGAAGCTCCTCAAGCTCACCCACCGCGAGCTGGCCTCGCGACTGAAGCTGAATGGGCAGGAGTTGGAGAGTCTTCTGGGACTGGTCCAGAGTCATCTGGACCTCAGCCTGCATCGGCTGATGGATTAGCACCGCGCTGTCTGTGTTTCGGCGGGCCTGTCGGGAGCCGGAAGCCAGGGCCTGCTACGCTGCGGGCCCATGGAACCAACAGACCCTGAAGTGATGCCGTTCATCCAGGGGCTTTTCAACGGGGTGCTCCTGGGCGCCCTCGCCTATCTCTTCGTGCGCTACGTGCTGGGCGGACTCTTCACCGTCGACCAGAACGTGCGCGCGGTGAAGGTTCGGCTGGGCCGCGCCGAGCGCCTCGGAGCCAACCTCACCAACCGTGACGGCCCGCTCTCCGAGGGGCTCGCCCGCACCGACGAGGAGCGCTACGTCTATCCGCAGCTCCGCGTCATCTCCTCCGGAGGCCCGTACTTCAAATGGCCCTGGGAGCAGGTGCGCAAGGTCTCCGTCGCCACGCAGACGCTCAACATGGCCTTCGACCCCGAGTCCCCCGAGGCCAACCAGGGTGGCACCGTGGTGGATGCCGTCACCAAGGACCAGCTCAACACCGGCCTCACCGGGCAGATTCGCTACCGCGTCTCGGAGAAGAACCTCTACGCGTACCTCTTCGGCGTGAAGAAGCCGGTGGCCCACGTCATGGGATTCTTCATCTCCATCCTCCGCCAGCGCATCGCCAACTTCGAGGCGCCGCCCGCCGCGCGCGACGACAACAGCCTGGAGGCCAGCGTCGTCTCGGGCGTGTCCATCAATGACCTGCGCAAGAATCTGAGGGACCTCAACGAGCACATGGTCCACGAGTGCCGGGGCAGCGAGGCGCGCTACGGCGTGGTGCTGGAGGCGTCGCTCATCACCGGCATCGACCCGCCGCAGGAGGTGGAGAGCGCGCTGGCCGCCATCAACACCGCGCACAACCACGTCTCCAGCGACATCAGCCTCGCGCAGGCCTCCGCGGACCAGAAAATCGTCCAGAGCCGCCGCGCGGTGGAAATCGAGACGCTGAAGGCGCAGGCAGAGGTGGAGCCCCTCGTCGCCCTGTCCAACGAGTTGGCCATGCTCAAGCGCAGCGGTCCGGGCGCGCTCCGGGCGTACCTGCGCAACATCCGGCTGGGTCTGTACCAGAAGGCCCAGGCGGTGGTGATGGGGGTGAAGAATGGTTAGCACGCTGATTGGCGCCATCATCGGCTTCTTCGGCATGGCCATTGGCCTGCCCTTCTTCTTCGCGCTGCTGCGGCTGTTCGGCTTCTACGCCATCGTCCAGGAGCGCTCGTGCCGGGTGTACGTGTTGTTCGGCTCGGTGGTGTGCACGCTGGACGAGCCCGGCGTCCACTTCCTGTGGCCGAAGCTCGGGTGGAAGGCGCTCATCGTCAACCTCGTGGGCCGCTGCCACGTCGTGGACCTGCGGCTGGACCAGCAGTACCTGCGCAGCCAGGCGGTGAACTCCGAGGAGGGCGCGCCGATGGGCATCGGCATCTGGTACGAGATGTACGTCTCGGACCCGAAGCGCTTCCTCTTCGAGAACGCGGACCCGCGCGGCAGCCTCGCCGCCAACGTGAGCAACGCCGCCGTGCGCTGCCTGTCCAACATGAAGCTGGCCGCCATGCTGGAGACGCGGCACGAGATGAGCCGCACCGTGCGCGCCGAGGTCAGCCCCCAGAGCCACGAGTGGGGCTACAAGCTGGGCAGCGTCTACGTGCGCAAGGTCCACTTCCGCGACGCGCAGATGATTCGGCAGATTGAGGAGAAGGTCGTCAACCGGCTGCGTCAGGTGACGAGCGCCATCCGTCAGGACGGCGCCAACCAGGTGAGCATCATCACCAGCACCGCCGAGCGGCAGAGCGCCGTGGAGTTCGCTCGCGCCGCCGCGCTGCGGCCCCAGATTGTCGGCGCCGCGCTGAAGAAGATTGGCGAGGACCCCGAGGTGCTGGAGGCCACCTTCGAGTTGCTGGAGACGCAGCGCCTGTTGGAGAGCGGCGCGCAGCTCACGCTGCTTCCCGAGGGCCAGCGCAACGAATTGGTCACCCAGCTCCTCACCGCGCGCACGGGAAGCCGCCCGTAGCACGCAGGTGGGTTGCTCAGGCCCGCGAGCCCGGTGCAAGGCTCGCGGGCCACGACGCGCTACCTCGCAACCCTGAGCCAATTGCAACCATGCTCAGAGAAGCTCCCCGGCGGCCGCGAGCACTTCCGCCATCACCGTGTCCACATCCTCGGGCGAGGTGCGGTGATTGACGAAACAGGCACGCAACACGAAGCGCCCGTGCAGCGTCGCGTTGGAGAGATAGGCACGGCCGCGCGCGTTGATGCGAGCCATCAACCGCGCGTTGAACGCATCGCGCTCTGAATCTGGAACGCGGCCCGCATAGCGGAAGCACACCGCGCTCAGCCTGGCCGGCGCGAGCAACTCCAATTCGGGTGCGGCGCGGATGAGTGACTCCATGCGCCGCGCGTTCTCCACGTCACGGCGGATGGCCTCCCGGAACGCCGCGAGGCCGTGGTAGCGCACGGAGAGCCACACCTTCAGCGCGCGGGCCCGGCGGGACAATTCCATCGACTCGTCGAAGAAGGCGAAGCCCTCCACCGCGTCGGCGTTCATCGTGCGCACGTAGTCGCCGCTGAAGGAGAACGCCTTGCGCGCGGCGCCCGGGTCGCGGAACAGCAGCACGCCGCAGTCCACCGGTTGGTAGAGCCACTTGTGCGCGTCCATGGAGAGCGAGTCGGCCAATGACATGCCCTCGAACGCGTCCGGCAGGGCCATGGCGGCGAGCGCCCCGTAGGCGCCGTCCACGTGCATCCACAGTCCCTGCGCGCGGGCGATGCGCGACACCTCAGGAAGCGGGTCCACCGCGCCGGTGTTGACGGTGCCCGCCGTGGCCACCACTGCCAGCGGGCGCCGACCGGCGGCGCGGTCCTCGGCGATGGCGCGCTCCAGCAACTCGGGACGCATGCGCCACTCGGAGTCGACGGGAATCAGCCGGAGGTTCTTCCGCCCCAGGCCGAGCAGCGCCATCGCCTTGGGAATGGACATGTGGACCTCGGACGAGGCGTACACCACGCCGGAGGGCGAGCCCTCCTCGTTCGCGGGAGCCAGCGCCTCGCGAGCCATCGCCAGGCCCATGAGGTTCGCCGCCGAGCCGCCACCCGCGAAGCTGCCGGTGAAGCCGTCGCAGCCCACCGCGCGCGCCAGGCTCCGCACCACCGAGCGCTCCAGACTCACAATCGTGGGCGCGGAGCGCCACGCGGTGACGTTCTGGTTGATGACGCTGGCTACGTAGTCCCCCAGCACGCCCACCGGCTCGCCCGAGCCAAACACATACGCAAGGAAGCGCGCGTTACCCGCGCGGGAGCCATCCATGACGGGCTTCAGCGCCTCCAGCGCGGCGTCCTTCAAGCCCTCCTCGGGCAGGCCCTCCGCGAACAGCGCCTCCGTGACGGCGCCCGTGGTGTCGGGGGCGATGCGCCGTGAGTCCAGGTCCGCGAGCCATTGCTCCGCGAGAGATGAAATCCGGTCAGCGAGACGACGAAACTGCGCGGGAGTCACGTCCAGGGCGCTCATGGTGCGCGCACGCTAACGCCCAACATGGTCGGGGTGAAGGAAGGGACGGGACGCCGCACCCATCGGACTCTGGAGAGGAGGCTCGAACATTGCGGCTCATGTGCTGCCCCGGCCTGGAGTTTGCGCCCGGCGGTCTCGCGGCGAATGGCCATGAACGCGCGGTCACCATCGCTGGCAGGATGCAGCCTTCCCTTCCACTCCGCGAGTGAGGCCATGGCGAAGAAGCGTCCCGACCGAGACCTGGAGAAGACCTACCCGCGCAAGGACTTCGTCGCGAAGCTGCGGCGGCTGGCGGATGCGATTGAGGCCGGCAAGGCATTCAGCATCCAGATTGCCGGAGAGCGCCTGCACATCCCCGCCGACGCGCACTTCAACATCGAGCATGAGCGCGAGGGCAGCGTGGACGAGGTGGAGTTCCAGCTCCGCTGGCAGCGTGAGTAGGTGCTAACTCCGCGTCGTCTTGAACCGGCTGGTGACGGCCGTCAGCCCCTCGGCCACCGCTTGCAGGTCCTGCGCGATGCGGGTGGTGCGCCCCGTCGCGTCCACGCCCTGCTTCACCAACTCCGCCACGTTGCGCGCACCCTGCACGGCCTGCTCGCTGGACTGACGCTGCTGCCTCGTGGCGATGGTGATTTGACGGGCTGCCTCACTGGTGCCGCGCGCCAGCTCGACGATGCGCTGGAACACGGAGGAGGCCTGCTCGGCGACTTCGACGCCGCGGTCGCTGGTGGCCATGCCCACGCGCGCCTTGGCCGCGGCCTCCTCGCCCGAGTCCTGCACCTTCTCGACGATGCGGGCGATGTCTCGCGCGGAGGCGGACACGTTCTCCGCCAGCTTGCGCATCTCCGCGGCCACCAGCGAGAAGCCGCGCCCCACCTCGCCCGCCTTGGTGCCCTCCAGCGCCGCGTTCAGCGCGAGCAGGTCCGAGCGCTCCGCCACCTGATTGATGACCTGCGCAATCTTGGACACCTGCTGGAGGTCCTGATTCAGACCGACAATCGCGTCGGCCACGCCCTTGGACTCGGTGCGGATGTCGTTGATGCCGGCCACCACCTGGGCCACGACGGCCATGGCCTCGGCCACCGCCTCGTGCGTGCGGCGCGCGGCGGACTCCACCACCTCGGTGGAGCTGGAGATCTGCTCGGCCGTGCGGCTCAGCTCCTCGAACGTCGCGGCAATCTGCTGCGCATACGCGGCCTGCTGGCTGATGACGTGCTCCTGGTCCGCGGACGCCCCCAGGAGCCCCCGCGACGCCCCGGAGAGCTGCTCCGTCCGGGACATCAGCTCCATCACCGTGCCGCGCAACGCGCCGAGCATCTTGTTGAAGGACTGCGCCATGAGCCGCACCTCGCCCGTGGCCGGCACCTCCAGCTCCCCGCGCGACATGTCCCCGCGCGTCACGTCCCGCACCACCTCCGTCACGCGCGACACGGGCTCGACGATGTTGCGGCTGATGAGCAGCACCAGGAACAGGCCGGCCAGCAGCGCGCCCGCCAGCCCCACCCACGCGCGGCCTCGCAGCTCCGTCATCGTCGTCATCTCATTGCCCACGCCGAAGCCCGCCACGTAGATGAGGCCGCCGCTCGCGCAGCGCACCACCACCTCGGCGTGTTCTCCGCGCGCCGGCGAACGGGACGTCACACACCCCTCCGGCGGCAACACGCCCGCGTCCCTTCCCTTGCCGGACGGAGTCAGCTTGCCGTGCTCGTACACCGCGCTGCCGTCCGGCTTGAGCAGCGCCTGGTAGCGCACCGCGAAGCCGCTGTTCTCGTCGGCGGAGTCGCGCGACTCGAGCCGGCTGAACACCGCCTCCAGCGCCTGCTTGTCCGGAGCGCGCTCCGCCGCGAGCAGCGCCGGGTGCTGCGCCATCAGCAGCCCCACCACCTGCGCGCGCTTCTCCACCAGCGCCAGGCTGACGTTGCGCTGCTGGGAGGGGAAGTACACCACCGAGAAGACGACCACCGCGAGGCAGGGCACCAGCACCGCGATGGCCACCTGCATCCGCAAGCTGAGCCGGCCCCACATGCCTGTCATCTCCCCTCAGTGGTGATCCACGCCGGAACGGGCGTCCAGCGACGGTAGGCGTCCGCCCGCGGAGCGTCAAACGGGGCTCCCGCAACCCCCACGCCCCGGCGGGCAGGCGCCAGCAGGCTGGGGCGCCCAGGGACGGGAGCGGGCCGACAAGCTCCGCTTTTCGCCGTCATCTCAAGGGGTTGGAGCACCGCCCCGGGGG comes from Pyxidicoccus parkwaysis and encodes:
- a CDS encoding pyridoxal phosphate-dependent decarboxylase family protein — protein: MSALDVTPAQFRRLADRISSLAEQWLADLDSRRIAPDTTGAVTEALFAEGLPEEGLKDAALEALKPVMDGSRAGNARFLAYVFGSGEPVGVLGDYVASVINQNVTAWRSAPTIVSLERSVVRSLARAVGCDGFTGSFAGGGSAANLMGLAMAREALAPANEEGSPSGVVYASSEVHMSIPKAMALLGLGRKNLRLIPVDSEWRMRPELLERAIAEDRAAGRRPLAVVATAGTVNTGAVDPLPEVSRIARAQGLWMHVDGAYGALAAMALPDAFEGMSLADSLSMDAHKWLYQPVDCGVLLFRDPGAARKAFSFSGDYVRTMNADAVEGFAFFDESMELSRRARALKVWLSVRYHGLAAFREAIRRDVENARRMESLIRAAPELELLAPARLSAVCFRYAGRVPDSERDAFNARLMARINARGRAYLSNATLHGRFVLRACFVNHRTSPEDVDTVMAEVLAAAGELL
- a CDS encoding SPFH domain-containing protein, whose product is MVSTLIGAIIGFFGMAIGLPFFFALLRLFGFYAIVQERSCRVYVLFGSVVCTLDEPGVHFLWPKLGWKALIVNLVGRCHVVDLRLDQQYLRSQAVNSEEGAPMGIGIWYEMYVSDPKRFLFENADPRGSLAANVSNAAVRCLSNMKLAAMLETRHEMSRTVRAEVSPQSHEWGYKLGSVYVRKVHFRDAQMIRQIEEKVVNRLRQVTSAIRQDGANQVSIITSTAERQSAVEFARAAALRPQIVGAALKKIGEDPEVLEATFELLETQRLLESGAQLTLLPEGQRNELVTQLLTARTGSRP
- a CDS encoding methyl-accepting chemotaxis protein is translated as MWGRLSLRMQVAIAVLVPCLAVVVFSVVYFPSQQRNVSLALVEKRAQVVGLLMAQHPALLAAERAPDKQALEAVFSRLESRDSADENSGFAVRYQALLKPDGSAVYEHGKLTPSGKGRDAGVLPPEGCVTSRSPARGEHAEVVVRCASGGLIYVAGFGVGNEMTTMTELRGRAWVGLAGALLAGLFLVLLISRNIVEPVSRVTEVVRDVTRGDMSRGELEVPATGEVRLMAQSFNKMLGALRGTVMELMSRTEQLSGASRGLLGASADQEHVISQQAAYAQQIAATFEELSRTAEQISSSTEVVESAARRTHEAVAEAMAVVAQVVAGINDIRTESKGVADAIVGLNQDLQQVSKIAQVINQVAERSDLLALNAALEGTKAGEVGRGFSLVAAEMRKLAENVSASARDIARIVEKVQDSGEEAAAKARVGMATSDRGVEVAEQASSVFQRIVELARGTSEAARQITIATRQQRQSSEQAVQGARNVAELVKQGVDATGRTTRIAQDLQAVAEGLTAVTSRFKTTRS
- a CDS encoding amphi-Trp domain-containing protein, producing the protein MAKKRPDRDLEKTYPRKDFVAKLRRLADAIEAGKAFSIQIAGERLHIPADAHFNIEHEREGSVDEVEFQLRWQRE